A single Watersipora subatra chromosome 7, tzWatSuba1.1, whole genome shotgun sequence DNA region contains:
- the LOC137400649 gene encoding cytochrome P450 2B5-like produces MKAYGPGIADLEYVMQETIKDMIDDIHQKDSHVIDAAELSTGYVCCVIASMMFGEKYSYDDEVCQKINEMSERLVEGTVPLSSGAVLDALPFLFHFKFLFRDTHRKLEVARGVVNDFIKTRIDEAKVVICLNRFTIQALGLETSGRSLRQIFLDLLHDPTLQKRLQAEIDSQFELTHTITLKDKDKLPQVESYVLEHFRYLTQLPFLVPHMTIRDTAVSGYKVPANTFVLMNSYYIAHNPEAYEDPFTVKPDRFLDATGQLVDRDHPLRQNFLGFGSGRRGCPGEVLAKSRIFLFLANILQNFTVKLAGELPSRDVRKYPMSLLLTPPSVKVQFIRRQ; encoded by the exons ATGAAAGCCTATGGACCAGGCATTGCAGATCTGGAATATGTCATGCAAGAAACAATAAAAGATATGATTGATGACATTCACCAAAAAGATAGTCATGTGATAGATGCGGCAGAGCTGAGCACAGGCTATGTGTGTTGTGTTATTGCTTCTATG ATGTTTGGTGAGAAATATTCCTACGACGATGAAGTCTGCCAAAAGATTAATGAAATGAGTGAGAGACTAGTCGAAGGAACAGTTCCCTTGTCGAGTGGGGCGGTCCTGGATGCCCTCCCGTTTCTCTTTCATTTCAAGTTCTTGTTTCGAGACACCCATAGAAAGCTGGAAGTAGCGAGGGGAGTCGTTAATGACTTCATAAAAACACGAATAGATGAAGCAAAG GTAGTAATTTGTCTCAACAGGTTCACGATACAAGCTTTAG GTTTGGAGACGAGTGGGCGGAGCTTACGTCAAATTTTTTTGGACCTTCTGCATGATCCAACATTACAAAAAAGGTTACAAGCGGAGATTGACAGCCAGTTTGAACTAACTCACACAATCACTCTCAAGGACAA AGACAAGCTGCCACAGGTGGAGTCATATGTTCTTGAACACTTCAGATACTTGACTCAGCTGCCATTTCTGGTTCCACACATGACCATACGAGATACCGCAGTGTCAGGATATAAG GTTCCAGCCAATACTTTTGTTCTGATGAATTCCTACTATATAGCTCACAATCCTGAGGCTTATGAGGATCCTTTTACTGTCAAACCTGACAGGTTTCTAGATGCAACTGGGCAATTGGTGGATCGCGACCATCCTTTGCGACAAAA CTTCTTAGGTTTCGGATCTGGAAGAAGAGGTTGTCCAGGTGAAGTGTTGGCTAAGTCAAGGATATTTCTCTTTTTGGCCAATATTCTACAGAACTTTACGGTAAAGTTGGCTGGTGAACTACCAAGTCGGGATGTTAGAAAGTACCCGATGTCACTCCTTCTGACACCACCGTCTGTGAAAGTCCAATTTATTCGGCGACAATAA